A window of the Saccharomyces eubayanus strain FM1318 chromosome II, whole genome shotgun sequence genome harbors these coding sequences:
- the VPS41 gene encoding Vps41p, which translates to MTVNNTQKDSNANQQTGSSIIDENDSVSEKDNDDNTVNTTEVTKPNESTGYLPQPSSEAGLQIDKSVIAVSDMEAEEDGKEEDDKEEEAEDDDDDDDDEPPLLKYTRINQLPKNFFQRDSISSCLFGDHFFAFGTHSGILHLTTCTFEPIKTIKCHRSSILCINTDGKHFATGSIDGTVIIGSIDDPQNITQFDFKRPINSVALHSNYQASKMFVSGGMAGDVVLSQRNWLGNRIDIILNKKKKKKIKKDDQQPDMKGPIMGIYTMGDLILWMDDDGVTFCDIPTRSELLNISFPTQIFNIQNVRPDLFRPHVHFLESDRIIIGWGSNIWLFKVSFAKDSHSNKSSDSTSQSNNMSHFNPTTNFGSLLSSAASSFRGTPDKKVELERHFTVSMLIAGLASFKDDQLLCLGFDLDIQDCTDDNGNSNSNLGNQSKNLLFKGKAPELKIVDLFNGDEIYNDEVIMKNYEKLSLNDYHLGKHIDETTPEYYLISSNDAIRVQELSLRDHFDWFIERKQFYKAWKIGKYVIGSDERFSIGLKFLNTLVTKKDWSTLIDHLNIIFEETLSSLDSNSYEASNKVLLQWADIIEVLIKSGKIVEIAPLIPEKPVLRKSVYDDVLHHFLVNGMINKFHEYIIKWDLKLFSVAHFEEELETKIETANEPTVLHDEVDSDITYRTELVLLYLKENKYTKAIPHLLKAKDLRALAIIKSQNLLPQYLDQIVDIILLPYKGKVSHIPKLSIFEIQTIFNKPIDLLFENRHTIPIDRIYKIFEHDCPKDFDKILFSYLIKFLDTDDSFMINPYENQLIELYSEYDPQSLLPFLQKHSNYNVETAIEVCSSKPGLYNELIYLWGKIGETKKALSLIIDELQNPQLAIDFVRNWGDSDLWEFMINYSLDKPNFTRAILTCSDETSEIYLKVIRGMSNDLKIDNLQDIIRHIVQENSLSLKVRDNILVIINDETNKFANEFLKIRSQGKLFQVDESDGEINDDLYNVF; encoded by the coding sequence ATGACTGTAAATAACACCCAGAAAGATTCCAATGCGAATCAACAAACAGGCAGTAGCATAATTGACGAAAACGATTCAGTTTCTGAAAAGGACAACGATGATAATACTGTAAACACCACGGAGGTAACTAAACCAAATGAGAGCACTGGTTACTTACCACAACCAAGTAGTGAAGCAGGCCTCCAAATAGATAAAAGTGTAATAGCCGTAAGCGATATGGAAGCCGAAGAAGATggtaaagaagaagatgataaagaagaagaggctgaagacgatgatgatgatgacgatgatgaacCACCTTTGCTAAAGTACACAAGAATCAACCAACTCCcgaaaaatttctttcaGAGAGACTCAATATCTTCATGTTTATTTGGTgatcatttttttgcatttggTACGCATTCAGGTATTTTACATCTGACTACATGCACATTCGAACCCATCAAGACAATAAAATGCCATAGATCTTCAATACTTTGTATCAATACTGATGGTAAACATTTTGCTACAGGATCTATTGATGGCACCGTTATCATTGGATCAATTGATGATCCGCAGAATATAACACAGTTTGACTTTAAAAGGCCCATAAATTCAGTAGCATTGCACTCAAATTATCAAGCATCAAAGATGTTCGTTTCCGGTGGAATGGCTGGCGATGTGGTATTATCCCAAAGAAACTGGCTAGGTAATaggattgatattatcctaaataaaaagaaaaagaaaaagatcaagaaagaCGATCAACAGCCGGATATGAAGGGCCCTATTATGGGAATATACACTATGGGAGACCTTATTTTATGGATGGATGATGACGGCGTTACGTTTTGCGATATTCCAACTAGATCTGAGCTTTTGAACATATCATTCCCTACACAGATTTTCAACATTCAGAATGTCAGACCGGATCTTTTCAGACCTCACGTCCATTTCTTAGAGAGTGATCGGATTATTATTGGATGGGGATCCAACATTTGgcttttcaaagtttcctTTGCTAAGGATTCACACTCGAACAAATCTAGTGACTCTACATCGCAAAGTAATAATATGAGTCATTTCAACCCTACTACTAATTTCGGCTCTTTACTGTCAAGTGCCGCCTCAAGTTTCAGAGGTACGCCAGATAAGAAAGTAGAGTTAGAACGCCATTTTACGGTATCGATGCTGATTGCTGGGTTAGCATCATTTAAAGATGATCAGTTATTATGTCTGGGATTTGATCTAGACATCCAAGATTGCACTGATGACAATGGAAATAGCAACTCCAATCTAGGTAACCagtcaaaaaatttactGTTCAAGGGAAAAGCCCCGGAACTAAAAATTGTCGACCTTTTCAATGGTGATGAAATATACAACGATGAAGTcataatgaaaaactacGAGAAATTATCATTAAATGACTATCACCTGGGTAAACATATAGACGAAACCACGCCAGAATACTATTTAATAAGTTCAAATGATGCTATCAGAGTTCAAGAACTTTCATTGAGAGACCACTTTGATTGGTTCATAGAGAGGAAGCAATTTTACAAAGCCTGGAAGATTGGTAAATACGTAATTGGATCAGACGAAAGATTTAGTATAGGTTTGAAATTCCTTAACACTTTGGTAACCAAGAAGGATTGGAGTACACTGATCGATCATTTAAACATTATCTTCGAAGAAACTTTAAGCTCATTAGATTCGAACTCATATGAAGCTTCCAATAAAGTGTTGCTACAATGGGCAGATATAATAGAAGTCTTAATCAAATCAGGAAAAATAGTAGAAATTGCACCCTTAATCCCTGAGAAACCTGTTTTAAGAAAGTCGGTATATGACGATGTATTGCATCATTTTTTGGTAAATGGAATGATTAATAAATTTCATGAATATATTATCAAATGGGATCTGAAACTCTTCTCTGTTGCacattttgaagaagagctAGAAACGAAGATAGAGACCGCCAATGAACCCACAGTCTTACACGATGAAGTGGATTCCGATATTACTTATAGAACAGAATTAGTCCTTTTATATCTAAAAGAGAACAAATATACGAAGGCAATACCACATTTATTGAAAGCTAAGGATTTGAGGGCCTTAGCTATTATAAAATCACAAAATTTGTTGCCGCAGTATCTAGATCAGATAGTAGATATCATTCTCTTGCCTTATAAGGGCAAGGTTTCTCATATCCCTAAACTATCAATATTCGAAATTCAAACTATCTTCAACAAACCTattgatttattatttgagAATAGACATACCATACCCATTGATAGAATatacaaaatatttgaacaTGACTGTCCAAAGGACTTTGACAAGATTCTATTCTCCTATCtaataaaatttttagaTACAGACGACTCCTTTATGATAAATCCTTACGAAAATCAGCTTATTGAACTTTATTCTGAATACGATCCACAGAGTCTCTTGCCCTTTTTACAAAAGCACAGTAATTATAATGTAGAGACTGCCATCGAAGTTTGTTCCTCCAAACCTGGTCTGTACAACGAATTGATTTACTTGTGGGGGAAAATCGgtgaaacaaaaaaagctttatcATTAATTATCGACGAGCTTCAAAACCCACAATTAGccattgattttgttaGGAACTGGGGTGATTCAGATCTTTGGGAATTTATGATTAACTATAGTCTAGATAAACCAAATTTTACAAGGGCAATTTTAACATGTTCTGATGAAACAAGTGAAATATATTTAAAAGTAATCAGAGGAATGTCGAATGATTTAAAAATTGACAATCTGCAGGATATCATCAGGCATATTGTCCAAGAAAATTCGTTGAGCTTAAAAGTACGCGATAATATATTGGTGATCATTAATGATGAAACCAATAAGTTCGCCAATGAATTCTTGAAGATTAGAAGTCAAGGCAAACTATTTCAAGTTGACGAAAGTGACGGTGAAATCAATGATGATCTATATAACgtgttttga
- the PDC2 gene encoding Pdc2p, protein MLSIQQRYNICLMAERHPKWTQLELAKWAYETFQLPKIPSQGTISRLLARKSTYMNCKEHEKDANRLRKPNNLLVRKILQEWISQSLWNGIPITSPIIQDTAQAVWHRIPAEHREGNGSFSYKWISNFLSKMDVNISVLDEELPKTPKVWTFEEREILKAYFAKIPPKDLFTLDEAFLSYNLPLDYAQYEASSIQRRIEVATVMLCSNLDGSEKLKPVVVGKYDSYKSFRNYFPNEPKDPVSQSMLGTKMAKKFDISYHSNRKAWLTSNLFHNWLVRWDKRLVAVNRKIWIVLDDSCCHRIINLRLQNIKLVYTSSNSKFLPFNWGVWDEFKTRYRIQQYQALIDLQNRISKNTQNKNKSGQNECLPNGKKSLISFEQSQLTMSNAFKFIKKAWDDIPVDAIKANWKSSGLLPPQMIHLNENVSMAFKKNEVLESVLNSLCDEYYCVKKWEYEMLLDLNIENKNTNFLSTEELVESAIVDLCEPDFDSASKVTEVHDDNFDLSVFANEDDNNHSQLSMSNANHSDENHSNNNHNNNSNNHNNNSDNSNNNNNNSAKYLQQSTIDNTNKNEDTGQPNGSNMDSQRNPSTTDLVVDGSYDVNFNGLLNDPYNAMRQPGPLDYNVSTLIDKPNLFLSPDLDLSTVGVDMQLPSSEYFSEVFSSTIRNNDKNITHQSKSVNEAASSTAMPPSNSITTALLESRNHAQPFDVPHMTELLSDTSKGGPPVASPNVVSQNSLNSFQRHPSSVADVSSPSITPSPVTINSTGAPTRSMTTVPIGSAASSASSPSGLGHLESAISGMSPSSTTILSNLQTNINIAKSLSTIMKHAESNEISLTKATINELNFNYMTLLKRIKKTKKQLNTKNIKINSNKNAQDHLETLLSGAAAAAATSANNLELPSGGSTLPDSSNLHLPDDTGFF, encoded by the coding sequence ATGCTTTCCATACAGCAGAGATACAATATCTGTCTAATGGCAGAGAGACACCCAAAATGGACTCAGCTCGAATTGGCAAAATGGGCTTATGAGACATTTCAACTACCAAAAATTCCATCCCAGGGTACTATATCGCGGTTGTTAGCTAGAAAGTCAACGTACATGAATTGCAAGGAACACGAAAAGGATGCTAATAGATTAAGAAAACCAAACAATCTTTTGGTTCGAAAGATTTTACAAGAGTGGATTTCTCAAAGTCTGTGGAATGGGATTCCTATTACCTCCCCAATCATTCAAGACACTGCTCAAGCAGTTTGGCACAGAATTCCTGCGGAACATCGAGAGGGAAATGGTTCATTCAGTTATAAGTGGATTTCGAATTTTCTATCAAAAATGGATGTCAATATATCTGTCTTGGATGAGGAATTACCCAAGACTCCTAAAGTATGgacatttgaagaaagagagataTTGAAAGCCTACTTCGCCAAAATTCCGCCAAAAGATTTATTTACTTTGGATGAAGCGTTCCTTTCTTACAATTTACCATTAGATTACGCGCAATACGAAGCAAGTAGCATTCAAAGACGTATAGAGGTTGCAACCGTAATGCTGTGTTCTAATTTAGATGGCTCTGAGAAATTAAAACCTGTCGTTGTTGGAAAATATGATAGTTATAAGTCATTCCGAAATTATTTTCCTAACGAACCGAAAGATCCTGTTTCGCAATCAATGTTAGGTACTAAGATGgccaaaaaatttgatatctCTTATCACAGTAACAGAAAAGCGTGGCTAACCAGCAATCTCTTTCATAATTGGTTAGTCAGATGGGACAAGAGATTGGTGGCTGTGAATAGAAAGATTTGGATTGTCTTGGATGATTCATGCTGTCATAGGATAATTAACTTGCGTTTGCAAAACATAAAACTGGTATACACTTCGTCCAATTCAAAGTTCTTGCCATTCAACTGGGGTGTTTGGGACGAATTCAAAACGAGGTATAGAATCCAACAGTACCAGGCGCTTATTGACCTGCAGAATagaatttccaaaaatactcaaaataaaaataaatctgGACAAAACGAATGTTTGCCGAATGGTAAAAAAAGTCTCATAAGCTTTGAGCAGAGTCAGTTGACAATGTCGAATGCTTTTAAGTTTATCAAGAAAGCCTGGGACGATATACCAGTCGATGCTATTAAGGCCAACTGGAAAAGCTCTGGGCTGTTGCCTCCTCAGATGATTCATCTAAATGAAAATGTCAGTATGGCATTTAAGAAAAACGAAGTATTAGAGAGCGTGTTGAATAGCCTCTGTGATGAATATTATTGCGTTAAGAAATGGGAATATGAAATGTTATTGGATTTGaacattgaaaacaaaaatacaaaTTTCCTAAGCACTGAAGAATTAGTGGAGAGTGCTATTGTCGATCTTTGTGAACCTGATTTTGATTCTGCATCTAAAGTAACTGAAGTTCATGATGATAATTTTGATTTATCCGTTTTTGCCAATGAAGACGATAACAACCACAGCCAGCTAAGTATGTCTAATGCCAACCACAGCGACGAGAACCAtagcaacaacaatcataataataatagtaacaaccataataataacagtgACAAttccaataataacaataacaatagcgCGAAATATTTGCAACAAAGTACCATTGACAATACTAATAAAAATGAGGATACTGGACAGCCGAATGGTTCTAACATGGATTCACAAAGAAATCCTTCAACCACAGACTTGGTGGTTGACGGCAGCTATGACGTCAATTTCAATGGTCTTTTAAACGATCCTTATAATGCTATGAGGCAACCAGGCCCACTAGATTACAACGTTAGTACACTGATTGATAAGCCGAACTTGTTTTTAAGTCCCGACTTGGATTTATCTACGGTCGGCGTGGATATGCAACTACCATCATCAGAGTACTTTAGtgaagttttttcttcaaccatTCGAAATAACGACAAAAACATCACACACCAGAGTAAATCAGTCAATGAAGCTGCTTCAAGCACAGCAATGCCGCCTTCAAACTCAATAACAACGGCGCTTTTGGAATCAAGAAACCATGCGCAGCCCTTTGATGTTCCACATATGACTGAGTTGCTGAGCGATACATCGAAGGGTGGACCTCCTGTGGCCTCCCCAAACGTTGTGTCTCAAAATTCATTAAACAGCTTTCAACGTCATCCATCATCCGTTGCAGACGTTTCCTCTCCTTCGATTACACCTTCCCCTGTGACTATAAACTCCACAGGAGCACCAACAAGATCTATGACGACAGTACCGATAGGATCAGCAGCATCCTCTGCTTCATCGCCATCTGGCTTAGGTCATCTTGAAAGTGCCATTTCTGGCATGTCACCCTCTTCAACCACCATATTAAGTAACTTACAGACAAACATAAACATTGCCAAATCACTGAGTACCATTATGAAACACGCAGAATCAAACGAAATATCATTAACGAAAGCGACAATAAATGAACTGAATTTCAATTATATGACGCTTTTAAAAcgaattaaaaaaacaaagaaacaattaaATACTAAGAACATTAAAATAAACAGTAACAAAAATGCGCAAGACCATTTAGAGACCCTTTTATCAGGGGCAGCTGCAGCAGCTGCAACATCAGCTAATAATTTGGAACTTCCGTCAGGCGGTTCAACCCTTCCAGACTCTAGTAACTTACATTTACCTGACGATACAGGTTTCTTTTAG